Genomic DNA from Candidatus Methylomirabilota bacterium:
AGGTTCTCCTCGCCGTCGGTGATCAGCGGGAGCACCGGCATGATGAAGAGGCGCGTCTCGACACCCGCCCCGGCGAGCGCCCGCATCGCGTCGAAGCGGAGGTCGGGGCGCGGCGCCCGGGGCTCGAGCCGGCGCGCGAGCGCCGCGTCCACGGTGACGATCGAGAAGTTGACCGACAGCTCGCCCCGCGTCGCGAGCTCCGCGAGCAGGGCCGCGTCGCGGGCCACGAGCGTGGACTTGGTCGTGATCGAGAGCCTCAACCCGGGGACGTCGCGCGCCGCCTCGAGCAGGCGTCGCGTGACCTCGAACTTGCCCTCGGCGGGCTGGTAGGGATCCGTCGCCGTCCCGAGCGCGACGAGGGAGCCGCTCCGCGCCGCGCGGACCAGCTGGCGCCGGAGCGATTCGCGGTCGGAGAGCTTCACGTAGATCCGGCGCTCGAAGGTCGCGGGGTCGTTGTGACCCAGGAACTCGTGGGTGTAGCGCGCGTAGCAGTAGTGGCAGCCCATCTCGCAGCCGCGGAACGGGTTGACCGTCCAGCCAAAGGGCATCGGTCGCCCATTCAAGCGGTTCACCAGGCTCTTGGCCCGAAGCTCGTGATATTCGACGCCTCGGCGCTCGTCGATGGTGGGGCCGAGGCGCGCCGCCATCCCGGGCGCGGGAACGCCGGGCTTGATCGCCGATCGCTTGATCGATGTCGCCATGTGTCGAGTGCTCCTCAGCAAGAAAAAGCCCGGGGACCCATCGATCCCCGGGCTATCGAGTCCGGCCTATCTCCTCCAGCCGCCGCCCGGACCACCACCTGGACGCGGTCCCCGATCTCCACGCGGTCCGCCAGCCCCGCGCTGCGGCTGCGGCCGCGCCTCGTCAACGACGAGATTGCGATCCCTGAAGAGCCGACCGTTCAACATCTCGATCGCCTTGGTCGCCTCTTCCTTCGTGGCCATCTCGACGAACCCGAAGCCGCGAGGCCGGCCCGTGAACTGGTCGGTGATGATCCTCACGGTCTCGACGGTTCCCGCCTGGGCGAACAGCTCGCGGAGATCCTCCTCGGTGGCCTGAAAGGAGAGGTTGCCGACGAACAACTTTGCGGCCATCACGACCCTCCTAGCCCTAACAAAAGCGGCGGCGAAAGCAAGACTACTCGTGGCCTCCAGCGCAAGAGCATAGTGACAGCGGGTGACGCATGTCAAGGTCGCTCAGGGCCGCCGCCAGGGGGGCTCAGAGGTAGACGCCGCGGGTCGCGCCGCCGTCTACCGTGATGCAGATGCCGGTGAGAAACGAGGCGCGCGCCGAGACGAGGAAGCAGACGAGATCGGCGATGTCCTCGGGCCGCGCGATCCGCTTGAGCGGATAGCCGTTCTCGACCTCCCTGCGGTACGCCTCGACGCTCTTTCCCGCCGCCGCGGCCTGCTGGGCGATCAGCGTCTCCCAGCGGCTCGTCGCGGTCGCCGCGGGCGACACCGCCGTCACGAGGATGTTCGAGGGCGCGCCGAGGTCGGCGAGCCCCTTGGTGAAGTTGATGAGCCCCGCGTTGGCGATCCCGCCCGGCAGGTAGCCCGCGGTCGGATTCCGCGCGGCCGCGCCGACGACGTTCACGATCCGCCCGCCGCCCTGCGCCTGCATGAGCGGGAAGACGGCGCGCGCCATCCGGACGTAGCCGAGGAGCTTCAGGCTCCAGTCGCCCGCCCACTGCTCGTCGGGGATCTTCGCGAAGTCGCCGCCGCGGATCGCGCCCGCGTTGTTGACGAGGATGTCGAGGCGGCCGAACCGCCCCTTCACGGTCTCGACGGCGCGGTTCACTTCCTCGAGACGACTGAGATCGGCGGAGATGGCGAGCGCCTCGGCGCCGCCGTTCCCGCGGATCTCCGACGCGGCGGTCTCGAGCGTGGCCTTGTCGCGCGCGGCG
This window encodes:
- a CDS encoding radical SAM protein, which produces MATSIKRSAIKPGVPAPGMAARLGPTIDERRGVEYHELRAKSLVNRLNGRPMPFGWTVNPFRGCEMGCHYCYARYTHEFLGHNDPATFERRIYVKLSDRESLRRQLVRAARSGSLVALGTATDPYQPAEGKFEVTRRLLEAARDVPGLRLSITTKSTLVARDAALLAELATRGELSVNFSIVTVDAALARRLEPRAPRPDLRFDAMRALAGAGVETRLFIMPVLPLITDGEENLAALVRAGRAAGAAMAESNVLFLRSGTRETFFAFLRAEFPGLVTEYERLYARGAYAPASYVAEIEARVKRLGAAAGFPTRRRADRPIENRRPPRQLSLVW
- a CDS encoding RNA-binding protein, with the protein product MAAKLFVGNLSFQATEEDLRELFAQAGTVETVRIITDQFTGRPRGFGFVEMATKEEATKAIEMLNGRLFRDRNLVVDEARPQPQRGAGGPRGDRGPRPGGGPGGGWRR
- a CDS encoding SDR family oxidoreductase, translated to MDLELEGKTALVTGASRGIGRAIAQALAKEGVRVALAARDKATLETAASEIRGNGGAEALAISADLSRLEEVNRAVETVKGRFGRLDILVNNAGAIRGGDFAKIPDEQWAGDWSLKLLGYVRMARAVFPLMQAQGGGRIVNVVGAAARNPTAGYLPGGIANAGLINFTKGLADLGAPSNILVTAVSPAATATSRWETLIAQQAAAAGKSVEAYRREVENGYPLKRIARPEDIADLVCFLVSARASFLTGICITVDGGATRGVYL